One Mycobacteroides abscessus ATCC 19977 genomic window carries:
- the fmt gene encoding methionyl-tRNA formyltransferase: MRIVFAGTPAPALPSLERLLASRHEVVAVLTRPDARAGRGRASASSPVAALAREHGVAVLTPARPNEPEFVRELAQLDVDCCAVVAYGALLKPELLAVPRLGWVNLHFSLLPAWRGAAPVQASIAAGDEITGATTFLIEPALDSGPVYGVVTERISPNDTAGALLGRLAESGAGLLESTMDGIEDGALVAVPQAVDGVSIAPKITVEQARIRWELPAHAIDRHIRAMTPEPGAWTNIGGTRVKVGPVGVATDEQLPPGAVAVRKRDVLVGTGTTAIALDEVQPQGKKVMKAADWARGARLDAEVHAL, translated from the coding sequence GTGCGCATAGTGTTCGCCGGTACTCCGGCCCCGGCGTTGCCGTCTCTGGAGAGGTTATTGGCGTCTCGTCATGAGGTGGTCGCGGTGTTGACCCGGCCCGATGCCCGTGCGGGCAGAGGGAGGGCATCGGCGTCCTCTCCGGTGGCGGCGCTGGCACGTGAACACGGGGTTGCCGTGCTTACTCCGGCGCGCCCCAACGAACCCGAGTTCGTGCGCGAGTTGGCGCAACTCGACGTCGACTGTTGTGCGGTCGTGGCCTACGGCGCCCTGCTCAAACCCGAGCTGCTGGCGGTGCCGCGGCTTGGCTGGGTGAATCTGCACTTCTCGCTGCTGCCGGCCTGGCGTGGTGCCGCGCCGGTACAAGCTTCGATCGCGGCTGGAGATGAGATCACGGGCGCTACAACATTTCTCATTGAGCCCGCACTGGACAGTGGGCCCGTGTACGGGGTGGTGACCGAACGAATCTCGCCGAATGACACCGCCGGTGCGTTACTGGGCAGGCTGGCCGAATCCGGCGCGGGCCTGCTCGAATCGACGATGGACGGCATCGAGGACGGCGCGCTGGTGGCCGTGCCGCAGGCGGTGGACGGGGTGAGCATCGCACCGAAAATCACGGTGGAGCAGGCGCGCATCCGCTGGGAGCTACCCGCGCACGCTATCGACCGGCATATTCGGGCGATGACTCCGGAACCAGGCGCCTGGACCAATATCGGCGGGACGCGGGTCAAGGTCGGCCCGGTCGGCGTCGCCACCGACGAGCAGTTACCGCCCGGCGCCGTGGCGGTGCGCAAGCGTGACGTCCTGGTTGGCACGGGAACCACGGCGATCGCACTCGATGAGGTGCAGCCTCAGGGCAAGAAGGTGATGAAGGCCGCGGATTGGGCCCGGGGTGCCCGGCTGGATGCGGAGGTTCACGCGCTGTGA
- a CDS encoding TetR/AcrR family transcriptional regulator → MRTEELLDAAERAIRNSGGTVSIAEVAREAGFARSACYAVFPTKADLLRSLSRRHADRLISGAWQHSMVGDTRDQIRAFSTLVIDWISAEPELYIALDRDLTAQEQLDHGVFDLIAQVTEEHLHAQFPGDQMTRLAPIWSRLAVGGVLMTINWWSASRTMTQDDLIGYIVETFAEGIGEGSRLVAANC, encoded by the coding sequence TTGCGAACCGAGGAGCTGCTCGACGCCGCCGAGCGCGCGATTCGCAACAGTGGCGGAACCGTCTCCATCGCCGAAGTGGCCAGGGAGGCCGGGTTCGCCAGGTCCGCATGCTACGCGGTATTTCCCACCAAGGCCGACCTGCTGCGCTCGTTGAGTCGGCGCCACGCAGACCGACTGATCTCCGGCGCCTGGCAGCACAGCATGGTGGGCGACACACGGGACCAGATCCGGGCCTTTTCCACCCTGGTTATCGATTGGATCAGCGCGGAACCCGAGCTGTACATCGCACTTGATCGCGACCTCACCGCGCAGGAACAGCTCGATCACGGTGTCTTTGATCTCATAGCCCAGGTGACCGAAGAGCATTTGCACGCCCAGTTTCCCGGCGACCAGATGACGCGGCTGGCACCCATCTGGTCGCGGCTCGCAGTCGGGGGCGTGTTGATGACCATCAACTGGTGGAGCGCCTCGCGCACCATGACTCAAGACGATCTCATCGGCTACATCGTGGAGACCTTCGCCGAAGGCATTGGTGAGGGGTCCCGGCTCGTCGCCGCAAATTGCTGA
- a CDS encoding RsmB/NOP family class I SAM-dependent RNA methyltransferase produces the protein MSTRPPRRRSNQDSRRSAGPAERARRKLDPPRQAALDVLRAVSRQDAYANLALPALLRERGITGRDAAFATELTYGTCRARGLLDAVIEAAAGRTIDQVDEGLRDPLRLGAYQLLRTRVEPHAALSTTVDAVAVEFDQGRAGFVNAVLRTISRRDEADWVEELAPPESDRIGRLAFATAHPRWIAQSFSDALGPAGSELAQVLASDDERPLVHLAARPGRIDAEALAEAVGGTVGRYSPFAVYLPGGDPGRLEPVRDGLAQVQDEGSQLIARATALAPLQGADEQWLDLCAGPGGKTALLGALAAQRGAHVTAVEVAPHRAELVANATKSLPVTVVTADGRDSDLAAASFDRVLVDAPCTGLGALRRRPEARWRRQPGDIPELVKLQRELLASAIQLTRPGGVIVYSTCSPHLAETVGVVSDAVRRYAVSAEDARAVFPGVAGLGDADAVQLWPHRHGTDAMFTALLRKHA, from the coding sequence GTGAGTACGCGTCCGCCGCGCCGCCGGTCGAATCAGGACTCCCGTCGGAGTGCGGGTCCTGCGGAGCGTGCGCGCCGTAAGCTTGACCCACCACGTCAGGCCGCCCTCGACGTACTGCGGGCGGTATCGCGCCAAGATGCCTACGCTAATCTGGCGTTGCCCGCGCTGCTGCGCGAACGCGGTATCACCGGCCGCGACGCCGCCTTCGCCACCGAGCTCACCTATGGAACATGCAGGGCCCGTGGTCTTCTCGACGCGGTGATCGAGGCCGCCGCGGGCCGCACCATCGATCAGGTCGATGAGGGCCTGCGCGACCCGTTGCGTTTGGGCGCCTACCAACTGCTGCGGACCCGTGTTGAGCCGCATGCCGCGTTGTCCACCACCGTGGACGCGGTCGCCGTCGAATTCGACCAGGGCAGAGCGGGTTTCGTGAACGCGGTGTTGCGCACCATCTCACGTCGGGACGAGGCGGACTGGGTTGAGGAGTTGGCGCCGCCGGAGTCGGACCGGATCGGACGGCTGGCCTTCGCGACCGCTCACCCGCGGTGGATCGCACAGTCGTTCTCCGACGCGCTCGGACCGGCGGGCTCGGAGCTTGCCCAGGTGCTCGCCAGTGACGATGAGCGACCGCTCGTTCACCTTGCCGCGCGTCCGGGCCGGATCGATGCGGAAGCGTTGGCGGAGGCGGTCGGCGGCACCGTCGGCCGCTATTCACCCTTCGCCGTGTACCTACCCGGAGGGGATCCGGGCCGGTTGGAGCCGGTACGCGACGGCCTGGCGCAGGTGCAGGACGAAGGCAGCCAGCTGATCGCGCGTGCGACCGCATTGGCTCCGCTGCAGGGCGCCGACGAGCAGTGGCTCGATCTGTGCGCCGGCCCGGGCGGCAAGACCGCGCTGTTGGGGGCGTTGGCCGCCCAGCGCGGCGCCCATGTAACGGCGGTGGAGGTCGCGCCGCACCGCGCGGAGTTGGTGGCAAACGCCACGAAGTCTCTGCCGGTTACGGTGGTCACCGCGGATGGGCGCGACAGCGACTTGGCTGCCGCATCCTTCGACCGAGTGCTGGTCGACGCGCCATGCACCGGGCTGGGTGCGCTGCGCCGCCGACCGGAAGCACGGTGGCGCCGACAACCGGGTGACATTCCGGAGCTGGTCAAGCTGCAACGCGAATTGCTCGCCAGTGCAATCCAATTGACTCGTCCGGGTGGCGTCATTGTGTACAGCACCTGCTCGCCACACCTGGCGGAGACGGTGGGTGTTGTCTCCGATGCCGTGCGCCGCTACGCGGTGAGCGCCGAAGACGCCCGGGCGGTGTTTCCCGGCGTGGCGGGGTTGGGCGACGCAGATGCGGTGCAGCTATGGCCGCACCGGCACGGCACTGACGCCATGTTCACCGCCCTCCTGCGTAAACACGCATGA